A genomic window from Camelina sativa cultivar DH55 chromosome 2, Cs, whole genome shotgun sequence includes:
- the LOC104743018 gene encoding annexin D2, which produces MASLKVPSNVPLPEEDAEQLHKAFSGWGTNEKLIISILAHRNAAQRSLIRSVYAATYSEDLLKALDKELSSDFERAVMLWTLDPAERDAYLAKESTKMFTKNNWVLVEIACTRPALQLFKVKQAYQARYKKSLEEDVAQHTSGDLRKLLLPLVSTFRYEGDDVNMMLARSEAKILHEKVSEKAYSDDDLIRILTTRSKAQLGATLNHYNNEHGNSINKNLKEESDDNDYLKLLRAVITCLTYPEKHFEKVLRLSINKMGTDEWGLTRVVTTRTEVDMERIKEEYQRRNSIPLDRAIAKDTSGDYEDMLVALLGHGDV; this is translated from the exons atggcgtCTCTCAAAGTCCCAAGCAATGTTCCTCTTCCTGAAGAAGACGCAGAGCAACTCCACAAGGCATTCTCAG GATGGGGTACCAACGAGAAGCTGATCATATCAATCCTAGCTCACAGGAACGCAGCGCAACGCAGCTTAATCCGCAGCGTTTATGCAGCTACCTACAGTGAGGATCTTCTCAAGGCCTTAGACAAAGAGCTTTCTAGTGactttgag CGTGCTGTGATGTTGTGGACTCTTGATCCAGCAGAGAGAGATGCTTATCTAGCTAAAGAATCCACCAAAATGTTCACCAAGAACAATTGGGTTCTTGTTGAAATTGCTTGCACAAGGCCTGCTCTTCAGCTTTTCAAGGTCAAGCAAGCTTACCAAGCTCGTTACAAGAAATCACTTGAGGAAGATGTTGCTCAACACACATCTGGTGACCTTCGTAAG CTTTTGCTTCCTCTTGTGAGCACTTTCAGGTATGAAGGAGATGATGTGAACATGATGCTTGCAAGATCTGAAGCTAAGATACTTCACGAGAAGGTCTCAGAGAAAGCTTACAGCGATGATGACTTAATCAGAATCTTGACCACCAGAAGCAAAGCACAGCTAGGTGCAACACTCAACCACTACAACAACGAGCATGGAAACTCTATTAACAAG AACTTGAAGGAAGAGTCAGACGACAATGACTACTTGAAACTCCTAAGAGCTGTAATCACATGTTTGACATACCCTGAGAAGCATTTTGAGAAGGTTCTGCGTCTATCAATCAACAAAATGGGAACAGACGAATGGGGACTAACCCGTGTCGTGACTACAAGAACTGAAGTTGACATGGAACGTATCAAAGAGGAGTATCAGCGAAGGAACAGCATTCCTTTGGACCGTGCCATCGCCAAAGACACTTCTGGTGATTATGAAGACATGCTTGTTGCTCTTCTCGGACATGGTGATGTTTGA
- the LOC104743011 gene encoding uncharacterized protein LOC104743011 yields the protein MVLGKRHGSLIKRTTSMKMITLDTPTIYDASQPSDHLTIHQHHHNQTVVMATNYDDFLKTCSLCNRSLCHHRDIYMYRGNNAFCSLECREKQIKLDERKAKKNGFVSSKKPIRI from the exons atgGTGTTAGGAAAGCGTCATGGATCTCTGATCAAGAGAACAACAAGCATGAAGATGATCACACTCGATACACCCACGATCTATGATGCATCTCAGCCGTCCGATCATCTAACCATTCATCAACACCATCATAATCAGACGGTGGTGATGGCTACTAACTACGATGATTTCTTGAAGACTTGTAGCCTCTGCAATCGAAGTCTCTGCCATCATCGTGACATTTATATGTACAG AGGGAACAACGCATTTTGTAGCTTAGAGTGCAGGGAGAAGCAAATTAAGCTGGACGagagaaaagcaaagaaaaacgGCTTCGTATCATCCAAGAAACCAATTCGTATTTAA
- the LOC104743028 gene encoding uncharacterized protein LOC104743028: MGVMEKKLRSLKCEVRIVEARNVEIKSQATTLFVRFYLSAGHNRKIEVKTRQISSKSDQLMWDQSFGLECQGNEAAVQELKQQRVVFELRRKKTSTFLRKSSRSEVLGTGEVSWESVFESPGMEIERFVVMDDSKTPVFRDEKPMLLKVALKVQALEETEKKLNKKEERLEKLCSVCSSSRDCGGCSCLDYEAFALACALDCI, from the coding sequence atgggtGTTATGGAGAAGAAACTTCGTTCACTAAAATGCGAAGTGAGAATAGTAGAAGCAAGAAACGTAGAGATCAAGTCTCAAGCTACTACTCTGTTCGTTAGATTCTATCTCTCTGCAGGACACAACAGAAAGATCGAAGTAAAAACGAGACAGATCTCTTCGAAATCAGACCAGCTCATGTGGGATCAATCTTTTGGTCTGGAGTGTCAAGGGAACGAAGCAGCAGTTCAAGAACTGAAGCAACAGAGAGTTGTTTTCGAGCTACGGAGGAAGAAAACGTCAACTTTTCTTAGGAAGTCATCAAGATCTGAGGTTTTGGGGACAGGAGAGGTTTCATGGGAATCAGTTTTCGAGTCACCGGGCATGGAGATTGAGAGATTTGTGGTGATGGATGACTCCAAAACTCCGGTTTTTAGAGATGAGAAACCTATGTTGTTGAAGGTAGCTTTAAAGGTCCAAGCTTTAGAAGAAACGGAGAAGAAGttgaacaagaaagaagaaagattagAGAAGCTTTGTTCTgtgtgtagtagtagtagagaTTGTGGAGGCTGCAGTTGCTTAGATTATGAAGCTTTTGCTTTGGCCTGTGCTTTAGAttgtatttaa